In a single window of the Nicotiana tomentosiformis chromosome 8, ASM39032v3, whole genome shotgun sequence genome:
- the LOC104121253 gene encoding uncharacterized protein isoform X1, which yields MQEFSYLAFVESSVVQYTTAYSTNNIFKNLTKTLLFANPNIRSVQSYCASSAMASRCRTLSRPAINLFKSTMNKQSSSSIPTSSFNLPRPFPTLSRPLPQMGCLQSLLPLHSAVSSARLTSCLGIDSKGSRSLSQVSRLYPLVAESLHITHFHSGWCSIVEPHRRKGELGLSVPR from the exons ATGCAAGAATTCTCTTATTTGGCATTTGTTGAAAGTAGTGTAGTACAATATACTACAGCATATAGTACAAACAACATTTTCAAAAACCTCACTAAAACCCTGTTGTTTGCGAACCCTAACATCAGATCAGTGCAAAGCTATTGTGCTTCATCTGCAATGGCCTCTCGCTGTCGTACACTCTCAAGACCAGCAATTAACCTTTTCAAATCCACAATGAACAAGCAATCAAGCAGTAGCATACCCACTTCCTCTTTTAACCTCCCTCGCCCATTTCCAACACTCTCGAG GCCATTACCTCAAATGGGTTGTCTTCAATCTCTGTTGCCGCTCCACAGTGCAGTCTCTTCAGCTCGACTCACATCCTGCCTTGGCATTGATTCCAAGGGCTCCAGATCGTTGTCTCAGG TATCAAGATTATACCCTTTGGTGGCTGAATCTTTGCATATAACTCATTTTCATTCCGGGTGGTGTTCGATTGTGGAGCCACATAGACGGAAGGGTG AATTAGGACTCTCAGTGCCGCGATAA
- the LOC104121253 gene encoding protein NONRESPONDING TO OXYLIPINS 2, mitochondrial isoform X2 produces MQEFSYLAFVESSVVQYTTAYSTNNIFKNLTKTLLFANPNIRSVQSYCASSAMASRCRTLSRPAINLFKSTMNKQSSSSIPTSSFNLPRPFPTLSRPLPQMGCLQSLLPLHSAVSSARLTSCLGIDSKGSRSLSQGMLCSANPGV; encoded by the exons ATGCAAGAATTCTCTTATTTGGCATTTGTTGAAAGTAGTGTAGTACAATATACTACAGCATATAGTACAAACAACATTTTCAAAAACCTCACTAAAACCCTGTTGTTTGCGAACCCTAACATCAGATCAGTGCAAAGCTATTGTGCTTCATCTGCAATGGCCTCTCGCTGTCGTACACTCTCAAGACCAGCAATTAACCTTTTCAAATCCACAATGAACAAGCAATCAAGCAGTAGCATACCCACTTCCTCTTTTAACCTCCCTCGCCCATTTCCAACACTCTCGAG GCCATTACCTCAAATGGGTTGTCTTCAATCTCTGTTGCCGCTCCACAGTGCAGTCTCTTCAGCTCGACTCACATCCTGCCTTGGCATTGATTCCAAGGGCTCCAGATCGTTGTCTCAGGGTATGCTCTGCAGTGCCAACCCAGGAGtttga
- the LOC104121253 gene encoding protein NONRESPONDING TO OXYLIPINS 2, mitochondrial isoform X3 — protein MQEFSYLAFVESSVVQYTTAYSTNNIFKNLTKTLLFANPNIRSVQSYCASSAMASRCRTLSRPAINLFKSTMNKQSSSSIPTSSFNLPRPFPTLSRPLPQMGCLQSLLPLHSAVSSARLTSCLGIDSKGSRSLSQELGLSVPR, from the exons ATGCAAGAATTCTCTTATTTGGCATTTGTTGAAAGTAGTGTAGTACAATATACTACAGCATATAGTACAAACAACATTTTCAAAAACCTCACTAAAACCCTGTTGTTTGCGAACCCTAACATCAGATCAGTGCAAAGCTATTGTGCTTCATCTGCAATGGCCTCTCGCTGTCGTACACTCTCAAGACCAGCAATTAACCTTTTCAAATCCACAATGAACAAGCAATCAAGCAGTAGCATACCCACTTCCTCTTTTAACCTCCCTCGCCCATTTCCAACACTCTCGAG GCCATTACCTCAAATGGGTTGTCTTCAATCTCTGTTGCCGCTCCACAGTGCAGTCTCTTCAGCTCGACTCACATCCTGCCTTGGCATTGATTCCAAGGGCTCCAGATCGTTGTCTCAGG AATTAGGACTCTCAGTGCCGCGATAA
- the LOC104121254 gene encoding GATA transcription factor 9-like, with translation METPEFFQASYYNSQFMPEKRFSDAKNGDHFVVEDLLDLPNDDGMVTDGTLDATVTGNSADSSVVDNSCNSSLSGSNHDPQLPVDNIIGCRNFPDGQFSSEFSVPYDDLAELEWLSNFVEESFSSNEMQKIQFIQGMKSRNDNETHQFIPDPNNNRASAATNPIFNPDMSVPAKARSKRSRMAPGNWASRLLVVSPNSPNNTPNSPMNTTTMQDMSSSSESGIISCSGKKTVKSSIPKIKKENTQHVPNNNMASNSEGRKCLHCATDKTPQWRTGPMGPKTLCNACGVRYKSGRLVPEYRPAASPTFVLTKHSNSHRKVLEIRRQKEIVRTQQHHQQQQFLPQNMMFDVSSADDYLIHQHIGPDFRQLI, from the exons ATGGAAACACCTGAATTCTTCCAAGCAAGTTACTACAACTCCCAATTCATGCCTGAAAAGCGCTTTTCCGACGCCAAAAATGGTGACCATTTCGTTGTTGAGGACCTCTTGGACTTGCCTAACGACGATGGAATGGTCACTGATGGCACGTTGGACGCTACGGTCACCGGAAATTCCGCTGATTCTTCTGTTGTCGATAATTCATGCAATTCTTCATTGTCCGGAAGCAATCATGACCCACAATTACCTGTTGATAATATTATTGGCTGCCGGAATTTCCCCGACGGACAGTTCTCCAGTGAATTCTCCGTCCCG TATGACGATTTGGCTGAGTTGGAatggctttcgaattttgtggaaGAATCATTTTCAAGTAACGAGATGCAGAAAATACAGTTCATTCAAGGAATGAAATCCCGAAATGATAACGAGACTCACCAGTTCATTCCTGATCCCAATAATAACCGAGCATCAGCAGCAACTAACCCAATTTTCAATCCCGACATGTCCGTTCCAGCCAAGGCACGTAGCAAGCGATCGCGCATGGCTCCGGGCAATTGGGCGTCTCGCTTGCTAGTCGTGTCACCTAATTCTCCCAACAATACACCAAACTCgccaatgaatacaacaacaatgCAAGACATGTCATCTTCATCAGAGTCAGGGATCATATCGTGCTCTGGAAAGAAGACAGTGAAGTCGTCTATTCCGAAAATTAAGAAAGAGAATACTCAACATGTTCCAAATAATAATATGGCTAGCAATAGTGAAGGAAGGAAGTGTCTTCATTGTGCTACTGATAAGACACCACAATGGAGAACTGGACCAATGGGTCCAAAAACACTTTGCAATGCGTGTGGTGTAAGGTACAAGTCTGGACGTCTTGTCCCTGAATATCGACCTGCTGCTAGTCCAACTTTTGTGCTTACTAAGCACTCAAATTCTCATCGAAAAGTTCTTGAGATTCGGAGGCAAAAGGAAATTGTTCGGACTCAACAAcaccatcaacaacaacaattcctTCCTCAGAACATGATGTTTGATGTATCCAGTGCTGATGATTACTTGATTCATCAACATATTGGGCCAGATTTTCGGCAGCTAATTTAG